Sequence from the Nitrospinaceae bacterium genome:
GTGTTTCCTCTCTGTCCAAGGTTCAATCATGAAACTGATATTGCAAAGAGTCCGGAGCGCTTCGGTGCAGGTGGATGGCGAGGAAATAGCTAAAATAAGCAATGGTCTTCTGGTGCTTTTTGGCGCGGAACAGGGTGATGCCATCTCAAGATCCGATTTTTTGGCCGAAAAAACCGTCAACCTGCGCATTTTCGCCGACGGTGCCGGCAAGATGAACCTGTCTTGCAGGGATATCGGCGGAGAAATTCTCGTGGTTTCCCAGTTCACCCTGGCGGGAGACTGTTCCAAGGGCCGCCGTCCGGGGTTCGATAAAGCCGCGCGCCCACAGGATGCCGAGACGTTATACTTACGCTACATCGAAGCCCTCACCGAAAACGGATGCCGTGTCGCCACCGGAAAGTTCGCCGCCGACATGCAGGTGGAACTCATCAACGACGGACCCGTGACGTTTATTTTGGATTGAGCAAATTCCTTTTAGAACGGAATGGAATCGAGGGCGAGTTGCATGAGTGCGGAGGGGAAAATGCCAAGTAGAAGAATAGCCACGGTGCTCACCATGACAATGGCGCCCATGCCTTTGTTGATGGTGAAAGGGACATCACCCTCTTCTTCGTGAAAATACATCATCACGATCACGCGCAGATAGAAATACACTGAGATCACGCTGGCGACGACCGCCAGGACCGTTATCAGAATGTACCCGGATTTGATGGCGGCGACAAACACGTAAAACTTACCGAAAAAGCCAGCCGTCGGGGGGAAACCCGCCAGGGAAACCATGAACAGGCTCATCGCCGCCGCCAACCGGGGATTGCGCTTGGCCAGCCCCTTGAAGCGGTGAATCGAGTTGCCTTCTTCACCTTCACCCTCCATGATGAACACCACGGCAAACGCGCCGATGTTCATGAACAGGTAAATCGCCAGATAAAACAGGATACTGGCAACACCTTCCTCACTGTTGGCCACGATGCCGATCAAAAGATAACCGGCATGGGCGATGCCGGAATAGGCCAGCATGCGTTTTAAGTTGTCCTGAAAAATCGCCGCGATGTTGCCGACCAGCATCGTCAGGACGGATGCGCCGAACAGGAACGGCATCCAGATTTCCTGGAATTGCGGCAGGGCGATGTAGAAAATCCTCGCGATGAGAGCGAGCGCCGCCGCTTTGGTGGCAACGGACATAAATCCGGTGATCGGTGTTGGAGCGCCCTGGTAAACGTCAGGCGTCCACGAGTGAAAAGGCACCAGCGATACCTTGAATCCCAGCCCGCAAAACATCAGCGCCATCCCGATATAGACCAGCAGGTTCGAACTGTAAGGGTTTTCCCGGATCAGTTGACCGACCAGACGAATCTCCGTGGTTCCCGTTCCCGCATAGATCATAGCCATTCCGTAAACCAGGACTGCCGAGGCGAAGGCCCCGGTCAGCAGATATTTAACCGTCGATTCCTGAGAAGCCTGAGTTTCCCAGGAAAGTTCATCGACGGTGGATGGCGTTTCGCGTCCCGTGCCGTGTTTTGCTGAAAATCCGCACAGGATGTAAAGCGCCACGGAAAAAATCTCCAGCGAAATAAACGCGGTGATCAGGTTGCCTGATTTTGCCAGAAACATCATTCCCATCACCGCGAATAAGACCAAAGAGAAGTATTCGGCCTTGTTTTCGTGGTCCGGTTGCGGGTAACGCACCGATCCAAAGATCGCGAACAGCGACATGAGCAGAAAAATGATGTTGAAGGTCTGGGAAAACCGGTCGTTGAGCAGCGCATTGCTGAACATTTCCGGAGTTTCCCCGTTGGAAGCCGTCGGCGCCAGACCCCAAAGGTAAACGGAGAAAAACAGCGCGATCATCACCCCGGAAAGCGAAGTCTGGGAAAGGTATTGGTTTGAGTTGAGGGTCTTATTGAGCCCCACCATCAGGACGAACAGCGCCGTGATCAGCACCGTGAGTTCCGGTGCCAGGGCCATCCAGTTCATGTCAGCAAAATTGATGAGACTCATAATTTACGGTTCGGCGTCAAAAGCGTTCATGTGAAATGACTTGCGATGCCACGCAAGAGTATGACGTGTAGTGCGTTTTTTAAAGCATTTCCTCTTTTTTTTCAAGGAAATGTTTCATTATCAGGAAAATTTTCGTATTCTCATTTATGAAAGCGGAAAATACTTTGATCCAATTATTTCAGCCATCGGAGGATTCCTTTTTCGAATGTTGGTTTCGCTATAATTAATATTCAAAAAGTTGTCCTCATCCAATCAAGGACGTTCATGTTGATTCGCAGAGTGTCGCTCCTGTTTCCCGCCATCGCACTTCCGATATTTTTGTTTTCGGTCACCCTTCAAGCTTTTGCCTCTTCGCAATTCAACCGCCCCATCCAGGTAACGACGCATCCAGGTGAGGACTTTGCCCCCACGTTGTCTACAGACGGCAAACGCATGATTTTTGTCTCCGACCGCTCCGGCAACCTGGA
This genomic interval carries:
- the dtd gene encoding D-aminoacyl-tRNA deacylase gives rise to the protein MQVDGEEIAKISNGLLVLFGAEQGDAISRSDFLAEKTVNLRIFADGAGKMNLSCRDIGGEILVVSQFTLAGDCSKGRRPGFDKAARPQDAETLYLRYIEALTENGCRVATGKFAADMQVELINDGPVTFILD
- the nuoN-1_1 gene encoding NADH-quinone oxidoreductase subunit N codes for the protein MSLINFADMNWMALAPELTVLITALFVLMVGLNKTLNSNQYLSQTSLSGVMIALFFSVYLWGLAPTASNGETPEMFSNALLNDRFSQTFNIIFLLMSLFAIFGSVRYPQPDHENKAEYFSLVLFAVMGMMFLAKSGNLITAFISLEIFSVALYILCGFSAKHGTGRETPSTVDELSWETQASQESTVKYLLTGAFASAVLVYGMAMIYAGTGTTEIRLVGQLIRENPYSSNLLVYIGMALMFCGLGFKVSLVPFHSWTPDVYQGAPTPITGFMSVATKAAALALIARIFYIALPQFQEIWMPFLFGASVLTMLVGNIAAIFQDNLKRMLAYSGIAHAGYLLIGIVANSEEGVASILFYLAIYLFMNIGAFAVVFIMEGEGEEGNSIHRFKGLAKRNPRLAAAMSLFMVSLAGFPPTAGFFGKFYVFVAAIKSGYILITVLAVVASVISVYFYLRVIVMMYFHEEEGDVPFTINKGMGAIVMVSTVAILLLGIFPSALMQLALDSIPF